One window of the Prochlorococcus marinus XMU1411 genome contains the following:
- the dnaG gene encoding DNA primase — translation MVHSIHPRTIQEVKEKADIVDVISEHIVLKKKGKEFVGICPFHDDTKPSMTVSPSKQFYYCFSCGAGGNSIKFLMEFTRANFSDVVLSLAKKNNINVENLEGPQVEAYKKQLSRKEELYKILRVTKNWFNSQLNNSLGVEAMKYLTSKRNLSNKIIDDFELGFAPNSWNDLFNYLSKVEKFPINLILASGLAISKDNSDKIYDRFRNRLIVPIHDTQGRVVAFGGRSLDGQEPKYLNSPESEIFEKGKMLFAFEKASSNIRKRDKAIIVEGYFDVIALHSKGITNSVASLGTALNKYQISQLCRCTDNKNIILNFDSDNAGTLATKRVIKEVENLSLQDQINLKILQLNDFKDPDEFLNSHTPEDYFNLIDNSSFWIDWEIDQIFKDKDLTKSENFQTVTSSLVKLLSKLPQSSTRTHYLQKVSERLSKGQARLAIQFEQDLRNQVKGFRWHGRSKKFEQPNEISRREKNESEIIFYYLHCPDLRLFIRDEFLKREINSFNTNYIQDLWEAISKIEENKLGLNYLNELKQSNSQNLHKDFSSIDLISLLADYLTLYNPESLNKINNFVNPDELFLTLLSNPKDNLLGTLSLLEKYNSLKRCRHLIESWGSQRLKTLENCISILIDNPSSGVSGTNKEIDDLFNDLNSDAIKFQELYYLERQHINFLDKQRCGNFIAS, via the coding sequence ATGGTTCATTCTATACACCCCAGAACTATTCAAGAGGTTAAGGAAAAGGCAGATATTGTTGACGTCATATCTGAACATATTGTTCTTAAGAAGAAAGGTAAGGAATTTGTTGGGATTTGTCCTTTTCATGATGATACTAAGCCATCTATGACAGTATCACCAAGTAAACAATTCTATTATTGTTTTTCTTGTGGTGCTGGTGGTAACTCTATTAAATTTTTAATGGAATTTACACGTGCAAATTTTTCTGATGTTGTACTTTCTCTTGCTAAGAAGAATAATATTAATGTTGAAAATCTCGAGGGTCCCCAGGTAGAAGCTTATAAAAAACAATTATCTAGAAAGGAAGAGCTTTATAAAATATTAAGAGTCACTAAAAATTGGTTTAATTCTCAATTAAATAATTCTCTAGGTGTTGAAGCTATGAAATATTTAACATCCAAAAGAAACTTGAGTAATAAAATAATTGATGACTTTGAATTAGGTTTTGCACCAAATTCATGGAATGATTTATTTAACTATTTATCCAAGGTAGAAAAATTTCCTATTAATTTAATATTGGCTTCAGGTCTTGCAATTTCTAAAGATAATTCTGACAAGATTTATGATCGTTTTAGAAATAGATTAATTGTTCCAATTCATGATACGCAGGGACGTGTAGTTGCCTTTGGAGGAAGATCTCTTGATGGACAGGAACCCAAATACCTTAATTCTCCTGAATCAGAGATCTTTGAAAAAGGGAAAATGTTGTTTGCATTTGAAAAAGCATCTAGCAATATAAGAAAAAGAGATAAGGCTATTATTGTTGAAGGATACTTTGATGTAATAGCTCTTCATTCAAAAGGTATTACTAATTCTGTAGCTTCTCTCGGTACCGCATTAAATAAGTATCAAATTTCTCAACTATGTAGATGTACAGATAATAAAAATATAATCTTGAATTTTGATTCTGATAATGCAGGAACATTAGCTACGAAAAGAGTAATAAAAGAAGTTGAAAACTTATCTCTCCAAGATCAAATTAATCTTAAGATACTTCAACTTAATGATTTTAAAGATCCTGACGAATTTTTGAATAGTCATACTCCTGAAGACTATTTTAATTTAATTGATAATTCATCTTTTTGGATTGATTGGGAGATTGATCAGATCTTTAAAGATAAAGATTTAACTAAGTCAGAAAATTTCCAGACTGTTACTTCTTCATTGGTTAAACTCTTGAGCAAATTACCCCAATCGTCAACAAGAACGCATTACTTACAAAAAGTTTCTGAACGATTGAGTAAAGGACAAGCTAGGTTAGCTATACAGTTTGAACAAGATTTAAGAAATCAAGTTAAGGGATTTCGTTGGCATGGTAGATCAAAAAAATTTGAACAACCAAATGAAATTTCTCGGCGTGAGAAAAATGAATCGGAAATAATCTTTTATTATTTGCATTGCCCTGATCTTCGGCTATTTATTCGTGATGAATTTCTCAAAAGAGAAATTAATAGTTTTAATACTAATTATATTCAAGATTTATGGGAAGCTATTTCTAAAATCGAAGAAAATAAATTGGGTTTAAATTATTTAAATGAATTAAAACAATCAAATAGTCAAAATCTTCATAAAGATTTTTCTTCTATTGACTTGATTTCACTTCTTGCTGATTACTTAACTCTTTATAATCCTGAATCATTAAATAAAATTAATAATTTTGTTAATCCAGATGAGTTGTTTTTAACATTGCTCAGTAATCCTAAAGATAATTTACTCGGAACTTTATCACTTCTTGAGAAATATAATTCTTTAAAAAGATGTAGACATTTGATTGAATCTTGGGGATCACAAAGATTAAAAACTTTAGAAAATTGTATATCCATCTTAATTGATAATCCTTCTTCAGGTGTCTCAGGCACTAATAAAGAGATAGATGATCTTTTTAATGATTTAAACTCAGATGCGATTAAATTCCAGGAATTATATTATTTAGAAAGACAACATATAAATTTTTTAGATAAACAACGCTGTGGTAATTTTATTGCTAGTTAA
- a CDS encoding serine hydroxymethyltransferase has translation MEFIIFLSKLDKEILDLLIKANYIVEENKIECLLNKEIKGLHNFVENKIIICTENAKRKTNYRNKKRLPNKDNFKTELAIRKALRHEATHAIQKCNDNKIVGDIKNLETKLHQSKMRSLMFSTSNFSGTYAKEVEAYILEDKPKKVKNMIKKYCL, from the coding sequence ATGGAATTTATTATATTTTTAAGCAAATTAGATAAAGAGATTCTTGACTTATTAATAAAGGCAAACTACATAGTTGAAGAAAATAAAATTGAATGTCTCTTAAATAAAGAAATAAAAGGACTACATAATTTTGTAGAAAATAAAATAATAATATGTACTGAAAATGCAAAAAGGAAAACGAATTATAGAAATAAAAAGCGGCTACCGAACAAAGATAATTTCAAAACAGAATTGGCGATAAGAAAAGCATTAAGACACGAAGCTACTCATGCTATACAAAAATGTAACGACAATAAGATAGTTGGGGATATAAAAAATTTAGAAACTAAATTACATCAAAGTAAGATGAGATCATTAATGTTCTCTACATCCAATTTTTCTGGAACTTATGCAAAAGAAGTAGAAGCTTATATTCTTGAAGATAAGCCCAAAAAGGTAAAAAATATGATTAAAAAATACTGTCTATAG
- a CDS encoding Y-family DNA polymerase, translating to MRVSSIDAIALIDANNFYASCEQNINPNLRNKPVVILSNNDGCIIARSPEARALKIKMGTPYFKVKEKLNKLDVAVLSSNYSLYGDMSRRLMNLLKNHCDGIEIYSIDEAFISISRPNDKNLYPWARNIRSLIYQNLGITITVGIGENKVRAKIANKLAKNIDYSAGIFDLARTRNENNYLKRISVDKIWGVGKQTSNWLQSKGIKNARELKDMEENEIIKKLGIVGKRLQLELKGYKCLPIEKHNKSKKEIQVSRSFGTPVTKLEDLTQALATHAIKASEKMRSQNLQSSNIRVFARTSKYSNQNYQRSAHRKLTNATDDTNSILKIVVELSKEIYNPDYKFSKAGVLMQDLTNSEYLQQSVINYKSQKDLNKSVNLMRTIDLLNKRFNNNAITWAITKTPKSWTMNKNFLSRSSTTDIKQIPTILN from the coding sequence ATGAGAGTTTCAAGTATTGATGCTATAGCTCTTATAGATGCTAATAATTTTTATGCCTCATGTGAACAAAATATTAATCCTAATTTAAGAAATAAACCAGTAGTAATTTTATCTAATAATGACGGATGTATCATTGCGAGAAGTCCTGAAGCGCGAGCTTTAAAAATTAAAATGGGAACTCCTTATTTTAAGGTCAAAGAAAAATTAAATAAATTAGATGTAGCAGTATTAAGCTCAAACTACTCGCTTTACGGCGATATGAGCAGAAGGCTTATGAATTTACTAAAAAACCACTGTGACGGAATAGAAATTTATTCTATTGACGAAGCATTTATCTCAATTTCTAGACCTAATGACAAAAATCTATATCCTTGGGCAAGAAACATAAGATCATTAATATATCAGAATCTAGGGATTACCATAACAGTAGGAATAGGAGAAAATAAAGTAAGAGCAAAAATCGCTAATAAATTAGCTAAAAATATTGATTATTCAGCTGGAATATTTGATTTAGCTAGAACCAGAAATGAGAATAATTATTTAAAAAGAATTAGTGTAGATAAGATATGGGGGGTTGGCAAACAAACCTCTAATTGGTTGCAAAGTAAAGGTATTAAAAATGCTAGAGAATTAAAAGATATGGAAGAAAATGAAATCATCAAGAAACTAGGCATAGTAGGAAAAAGATTGCAATTAGAACTGAAAGGGTATAAATGTCTGCCTATAGAAAAACACAATAAATCAAAAAAAGAAATTCAGGTAAGCAGGAGTTTCGGTACTCCTGTTACAAAATTAGAAGACTTAACTCAAGCACTGGCAACTCACGCAATAAAAGCATCTGAAAAAATGAGAAGTCAGAATTTGCAATCATCTAATATTAGAGTATTTGCCAGGACCAGTAAATATTCAAATCAAAATTATCAAAGAAGTGCTCATAGAAAACTTACAAATGCAACAGACGACACAAACAGCATTTTAAAAATAGTAGTTGAATTATCTAAAGAAATTTACAATCCTGATTATAAATTTTCAAAAGCTGGTGTTCTAATGCAGGATTTAACTAATAGCGAATATTTACAGCAATCAGTTATCAATTACAAATCTCAGAAAGACCTAAACAAATCAGTAAATCTCATGAGGACTATTGATTTATTAAATAAAAGATTTAATAACAATGCAATTACATGGGCTATCACAAAAACGCCAAAAAGTTGGACGATGAATAAGAATTTCTTAAGTCGCTCATCTACAACTGATATAAAACAGATCCCGACTATATTAAATTAA
- a CDS encoding LexA family protein, which produces MDFINSTTKKFRIPLLNDSISAGFPSPADDYTEENIDLNEHLISNPFSTFFLRVKGDSMINAGIKDKDLIIVDKSLIAKPGNIVIAMIDGEFTIKRLSIKNDELYLKAENHNYPDFRFKNHIDVQIWGVVIYSIHSYL; this is translated from the coding sequence TTGGATTTCATTAATTCAACTACTAAAAAGTTCAGAATTCCCTTATTAAATGATTCGATATCTGCAGGATTTCCTTCTCCCGCAGATGACTATACGGAAGAAAATATTGATTTAAATGAACATTTAATATCTAATCCGTTTAGCACTTTTTTTCTTAGAGTTAAAGGTGACTCAATGATAAATGCAGGAATTAAAGATAAAGATTTAATAATAGTAGACAAGAGTTTAATAGCCAAGCCAGGGAATATTGTCATTGCAATGATAGACGGGGAATTTACAATAAAAAGATTATCTATAAAAAATGATGAATTATATTTAAAAGCAGAAAATCATAATTATCCTGATTTTAGATTTAAAAACCATATTGATGTACAGATATGGGGAGTTGTTATTTATTCAATACATAGCTATTTATGA
- a CDS encoding 23S rRNA (pseudouridine(1915)-N(3))-methyltransferase RlmH — protein MLQSNRLAIYAIGKIKKLWIRDGINQYKKRMPELMINELKTFNLNNLRSNNNIIICLSEEGKQFNSVELCSLLLNFKNKKINFLIGDTDGISSDIKKNSDIILSLSPLTFPHELARLILIEQIYRAVSISNNTPYHRS, from the coding sequence ATGCTTCAAAGTAATAGATTAGCAATTTATGCTATAGGCAAAATAAAGAAACTTTGGATTAGAGATGGAATTAATCAATACAAAAAAAGAATGCCTGAACTTATGATTAATGAGTTAAAGACTTTTAATTTAAATAATCTTAGATCCAATAATAATATTATTATCTGCCTAAGCGAAGAAGGGAAACAGTTTAATTCAGTTGAACTATGTTCTTTACTCCTAAATTTTAAGAATAAAAAAATTAATTTCCTAATCGGTGATACTGATGGTATTAGTTCAGATATAAAAAAAAATTCAGATATTATACTAAGTCTCTCTCCTTTAACTTTTCCTCATGAATTAGCCAGATTAATCCTAATCGAGCAAATCTATAGAGCTGTCTCTATATCTAACAACACCCCTTACCATCGTTCTTAA
- the rsmA gene encoding 16S rRNA (adenine(1518)-N(6)/adenine(1519)-N(6))-dimethyltransferase RsmA, translating to MNSKNYHQKKRFGQHWLVNKKILEKIREIAVLNENDFILEIGPGKGALTSKLLDSEIKKLHAIELDKDLINLLNDKFNSNEKFSLQQGDILSVNLDSINKKITKVIANIPYNITGPILDIFIGRLGIIKNYNYEKIIFLMQKDVVDRILSKEGSPNAGALSIRMQLLSKIKRICDVPPSSFNPPPKVFSSLVVFEPIKNDLRLDISLEKYIDKLLRISFNSRRKMLRNTLNSILSNEELNELSESSKVCFNLRPQDISIDQWIKLAENCIKIKK from the coding sequence ATGAATTCTAAAAACTATCATCAAAAAAAAAGATTTGGACAACACTGGTTGGTAAATAAAAAAATATTAGAAAAAATTAGAGAAATTGCTGTTCTTAATGAAAATGACTTTATTTTAGAAATTGGTCCTGGTAAAGGAGCTTTAACATCTAAGTTATTAGATTCAGAAATAAAAAAATTACATGCGATTGAATTAGATAAAGATTTAATAAATTTATTAAATGATAAATTCAATAGTAATGAAAAGTTTTCACTGCAGCAGGGAGATATTCTTTCTGTAAATTTAGATTCGATTAATAAGAAGATTACAAAAGTGATTGCAAATATTCCTTACAATATAACTGGCCCAATATTGGATATTTTCATAGGTAGATTGGGCATTATAAAAAACTATAATTACGAAAAAATAATTTTTTTAATGCAGAAAGACGTTGTAGATAGGATTTTGTCAAAAGAAGGTAGTCCCAATGCTGGTGCGCTTAGTATAAGAATGCAACTTTTATCAAAAATAAAAAGAATATGTGATGTGCCGCCTTCATCATTTAATCCGCCTCCAAAAGTTTTTTCTTCTTTAGTAGTTTTCGAACCAATTAAAAATGATTTAAGATTAGATATTAGTCTAGAAAAATATATTGATAAACTTCTTCGAATTTCATTTAATTCAAGAAGAAAAATGCTTAGAAATACTCTTAATTCAATACTTTCAAATGAAGAACTAAATGAATTATCTGAATCTTCAAAAGTTTGTTTTAATTTAAGACCACAAGATATTTCAATTGACCAATGGATTAAGCTTGCAGAAAATTGTATTAAAATTAAAAAATAA
- the ispE gene encoding 4-(cytidine 5'-diphospho)-2-C-methyl-D-erythritol kinase: MQDLAKTKINIKSPAKINLHLEVIGKREDGFHELAMIMQNIDLSDYLEFEINNKGLIKLESDCDDLSLSDDNLIVKSANLLRKKSNIDYGANIFLRKNIPIGAGLAGGSSNAAATLIGLNKLWDLKLDQETLCSLASTLGSDIPFFINGGIQLCFGRGEILEKLDSNFEYGVILLKNPKVSISTAQTYKKYSNSYCDQYLSDREMIEKIRKNLRDNVLNNLNFDNQHLSIKNDLQLIVENENDSVKQSLYLLSKLENCLTFSMSGSGPTCFALFKDIETAKKELTANYKLFKDKGYDAWVCTFLEKGITFI, from the coding sequence ATGCAAGATTTAGCTAAAACGAAAATTAATATAAAATCTCCTGCCAAAATAAATTTGCACCTTGAAGTTATTGGTAAAAGAGAGGATGGATTCCATGAGTTAGCAATGATTATGCAAAATATCGATCTTTCTGATTATTTAGAATTTGAAATTAATAATAAAGGTTTAATTAAACTTGAGTCTGATTGTGATGATTTAAGCTTATCTGATGATAACTTAATTGTTAAATCTGCAAATCTATTAAGGAAAAAATCAAATATAGATTACGGTGCGAATATATTTTTAAGGAAAAATATTCCAATTGGCGCAGGATTAGCTGGTGGATCCAGTAATGCAGCAGCAACATTAATTGGTCTTAATAAGTTATGGGATTTGAAGTTAGATCAAGAAACTCTATGTTCATTAGCATCAACTTTAGGATCTGATATTCCCTTTTTTATAAATGGTGGTATTCAATTATGTTTTGGAAGAGGAGAAATTTTGGAGAAATTAGATTCAAACTTTGAATATGGAGTAATTCTTTTAAAAAATCCAAAAGTATCAATATCTACAGCTCAAACTTATAAAAAATACAGTAATAGTTATTGTGATCAATATCTTAGTGATAGAGAAATGATTGAGAAGATAAGAAAAAATTTAAGAGATAATGTTTTAAATAACTTAAATTTTGATAATCAACACTTATCTATTAAAAATGATTTGCAGTTAATTGTTGAAAATGAAAATGATTCTGTAAAGCAGTCATTATATTTACTATCTAAATTAGAGAATTGTCTCACATTTTCAATGAGTGGATCAGGCCCTACATGCTTTGCACTTTTTAAAGATATAGAGACTGCTAAAAAAGAATTAACTGCAAATTATAAATTATTTAAAGATAAAGGTTACGATGCATGGGTTTGCACTTTCCTTGAAAAGGGAATAACATTCATTTAA
- a CDS encoding DUF3082 domain-containing protein, producing MVDNSNENIDKNIPEKGPINFIVGSLTSFLLFIFFYFLSNKIAIYFSVHKPSNSSEIVQNISSSINTLIIGLSFLLTFSFAFIGIGLFIVFIRSFFLKKI from the coding sequence GTGGTTGATAATAGTAACGAGAATATTGATAAAAACATTCCCGAAAAAGGGCCAATAAATTTTATTGTAGGATCATTAACAAGTTTTTTATTATTTATATTTTTTTATTTTTTAAGTAATAAAATTGCAATTTATTTTTCAGTACATAAACCATCTAATTCTTCTGAAATAGTCCAAAATATTTCTTCAAGTATTAATACCTTAATAATTGGATTATCTTTTTTGCTAACTTTCTCTTTTGCTTTTATAGGTATAGGACTTTTTATTGTATTTATTCGCAGTTTTTTTCTGAAGAAAATTTGA
- a CDS encoding pyruvate dehydrogenase complex E1 component subunit beta gives MAGTLLFNALKEAIDEEMANDVNVCIMGEDVGQYGGSYKVTKDLYEKYGELRVLDTPIAENSFTGMAVGAAMTGLRPIVEGMNMGFLLLAFNQISNNMGMLRYTSGGNYIIPAVVRGPGGVGRQLGAEHSQRLEAYFHAVPGIKIVACSTPTNAKGLMKAAIRDDNPVLFFEHVLLYNLSEELPEGDYTCALDQADVVKEGKDITLLTYSRMRHHCLKAVEELEKKGIDVELIDLISLKPFDMETISKSIRKTNKVIIVEECMKTGGIGAELIALITEECFDDLDARPIRLSSQDIPTPYNGNLENLTIIQPHQIVEKVEHLISGSI, from the coding sequence GTGGCTGGAACATTATTATTTAATGCTTTGAAAGAGGCAATTGATGAAGAAATGGCAAATGATGTAAATGTTTGCATTATGGGGGAAGATGTTGGTCAATATGGAGGATCTTATAAGGTAACTAAGGATTTATATGAAAAATATGGAGAGTTAAGAGTCTTAGATACTCCAATTGCAGAGAATAGTTTTACTGGTATGGCTGTGGGTGCAGCAATGACTGGGTTAAGACCAATAGTAGAAGGAATGAATATGGGTTTTTTGCTTTTAGCTTTTAATCAGATATCAAATAATATGGGTATGCTTAGATATACAAGTGGAGGAAATTATATAATACCAGCAGTAGTTCGAGGACCTGGAGGAGTTGGTCGGCAACTTGGTGCTGAGCACAGTCAAAGACTTGAAGCATATTTTCATGCAGTTCCTGGCATAAAGATTGTTGCATGTAGTACACCCACAAATGCTAAAGGTTTAATGAAAGCAGCTATAAGAGACGATAATCCGGTTCTATTTTTTGAACATGTTCTACTATACAATTTGTCTGAGGAATTACCTGAAGGGGATTATACATGCGCCTTAGATCAGGCTGACGTTGTTAAAGAAGGGAAAGATATTACTTTATTGACTTATTCAAGAATGAGACATCACTGCCTTAAAGCTGTTGAAGAATTAGAAAAAAAAGGAATAGATGTTGAGTTAATAGATTTAATAAGTTTAAAACCATTTGATATGGAAACTATCTCAAAATCAATAAGAAAAACAAATAAAGTAATTATTGTTGAAGAATGTATGAAGACTGGAGGTATTGGTGCAGAATTAATTGCCTTGATAACAGAGGAGTGTTTTGATGATCTTGATGCCCGACCAATTAGATTATCTAGTCAGGATATTCCAACTCCTTATAATGGAAATCTTGAGAATTTGACAATAATCCAACCACACCAAATAGTTGAAAAAGTTGAACACTTAATTAGTGGGAGTATATAG
- the secD gene encoding protein translocase subunit SecD encodes MKRRQGWLFFIIFLITLSVYLLINYPLQLGLDLKGGSQLTLQIIKEEGKVTKDELDAVNSVIDRRVNNLGVSESNLQTLGGDQLILELPGEQNPLVASRVLGKTALLEFRTQKEGTSIDLKTLQLQRLSIKELIEQYSFAEKSQNDDNLLKFIQDELNDIEQELNYSSTNSDLYGKLIEIKKYVDKEITNLFIKTDLSGKDLINAGRRQEQTNSNWEVLLTFSNSGGEKFAEITKSIAGTNQLLAIILDGESISEASVGSQFANTGITGGSATISGNFSAENARELEVQLKGGSLPLPIEIVETNTVGALLGSKNILKSLYAAISGLIFVGIFMIFNYRILGFVSVLSLVLYGFFNLALYSLIPITLTLPGISGLILSIGMAVDANILIFERIREELYDGNTLTRSIDSGFQRANSSIVDGHITTLLSCFVLFLLGTNFVKGFAATLGIGVLISLFTSLNCSKTILRFFTTYQSLRQKNLYLPRNNFSN; translated from the coding sequence ATGAAAAGAAGGCAAGGTTGGCTTTTTTTTATTATATTTCTAATTACTTTATCTGTTTATCTATTAATAAATTATCCATTACAGTTGGGATTGGATTTAAAAGGTGGTTCTCAACTTACACTACAAATTATTAAAGAGGAAGGAAAGGTAACAAAAGATGAACTTGATGCAGTTAATTCGGTTATAGATAGACGCGTTAACAACTTAGGGGTTTCAGAGTCAAACTTGCAAACCCTAGGTGGAGATCAATTGATTTTAGAATTACCTGGTGAACAAAATCCATTAGTTGCTTCAAGAGTTTTAGGTAAGACTGCTTTATTAGAATTTAGGACTCAAAAAGAAGGAACATCTATAGATTTAAAAACTCTGCAACTACAGAGATTGAGTATTAAAGAATTAATTGAACAATATTCCTTTGCAGAAAAAAGTCAAAATGATGATAATCTCTTAAAATTTATTCAAGATGAACTTAACGATATAGAGCAAGAATTGAATTACTCATCTACTAATAGTGATTTATATGGGAAGTTAATTGAAATTAAAAAGTATGTTGATAAAGAAATTACAAATTTATTTATTAAAACAGATTTATCTGGTAAGGATCTAATTAACGCTGGAAGAAGACAAGAACAAACAAATAGTAATTGGGAAGTTTTATTAACTTTTAGTAATTCAGGAGGTGAAAAGTTCGCAGAAATTACAAAGTCTATTGCGGGCACTAATCAACTATTGGCTATCATTCTTGATGGCGAATCTATAAGTGAAGCCAGTGTTGGCAGTCAGTTTGCTAATACTGGGATAACAGGAGGATCAGCAACAATAAGCGGTAATTTTAGTGCTGAAAATGCTAGAGAATTAGAAGTTCAACTTAAAGGAGGGTCATTGCCATTGCCAATTGAAATAGTAGAAACTAATACTGTAGGGGCTCTGTTGGGATCTAAAAATATTTTAAAAAGTCTTTATGCAGCTATTAGTGGATTAATTTTTGTTGGTATATTTATGATTTTTAATTATAGAATTCTAGGTTTTGTTTCAGTTCTTTCTTTAGTACTTTATGGTTTCTTTAACTTAGCTCTATATTCTTTAATTCCTATAACTTTGACATTACCTGGAATATCTGGGCTTATACTTAGCATTGGTATGGCTGTTGATGCAAATATTCTAATATTTGAGAGAATCAGAGAAGAATTATATGACGGTAATACTCTTACAAGATCTATTGATAGCGGTTTTCAAAGAGCTAATTCATCCATAGTTGATGGCCATATTACAACTCTACTAAGTTGTTTTGTATTGTTTTTATTAGGAACAAATTTTGTTAAAGGCTTTGCGGCAACATTAGGTATCGGAGTATTAATAAGCTTGTTTACCTCATTAAATTGTTCTAAAACTATTTTGAGATTTTTTACAACATATCAATCTTTAAGACAAAAAAATCTCTATCTACCTAGGAATAATTTTTCAAATTAA
- the secF gene encoding protein translocase subunit SecF, whose amino-acid sequence MKYNLELIKNRRKIIGFSTVLILLSLLGILYSTFNTSYKKPINLGMDFVGGNELRIERVCEDECSNSSPDLVLENLREISKNKNFLNNIKLQFQNNNKLISIRTPYLSIEESNILINNLDKIIGPLNYESKDSRLIGPKLGKRLLTNCVTSLLVSLLAISLYITIRFDKKYALFALLALFHDLLIVFGIFSWLGILLSVEVNSLFAVSLLTIAGYSVNDTVVIFDRIRENLKSKNEGYNETIQLSVNESFRRTTFTSITTLIPLLSIILFGSYSLFWFSLALSLGIIVGSYSSILLAPSFLLKD is encoded by the coding sequence ATGAAATACAATCTTGAACTAATAAAAAATAGAAGAAAGATAATTGGTTTTTCAACTGTTCTTATTTTGTTGAGCCTTTTAGGAATTTTATATTCTACCTTTAATACTTCTTACAAGAAACCTATAAATTTAGGGATGGATTTTGTTGGGGGAAATGAACTAAGAATAGAAAGAGTTTGTGAAGATGAATGTTCTAATTCTTCCCCTGATTTAGTTTTAGAAAATTTAAGAGAGATCTCTAAAAATAAAAACTTTTTAAATAATATTAAATTACAATTTCAAAATAATAATAAATTAATTTCTATAAGAACGCCTTATTTGAGTATAGAAGAATCAAATATTCTTATTAATAATCTTGATAAAATTATTGGTCCTCTAAATTATGAGAGTAAGGATTCAAGATTAATAGGTCCAAAGCTTGGGAAAAGATTACTTACTAATTGTGTTACTTCATTATTAGTTTCTTTATTAGCAATATCTTTATATATAACTATTAGATTTGATAAAAAATATGCATTATTTGCATTATTAGCTTTATTCCATGATTTATTAATTGTTTTCGGTATATTCTCATGGTTGGGAATTTTATTATCTGTCGAAGTAAATAGTTTATTTGCGGTGTCCTTGTTAACTATTGCTGGTTATTCTGTAAATGATACTGTTGTTATTTTTGATAGAATTCGCGAGAATTTAAAATCAAAGAATGAAGGCTATAACGAAACTATTCAATTATCAGTAAACGAATCATTTAGGAGAACAACGTTTACAAGTATTACAACCCTTATCCCTTTATTAAGCATAATTTTGTTTGGTTCCTATTCACTATTTTGGTTTTCTTTGGCCTTATCATTAGGAATTATAGTTGGAAGTTATTCAAGTATTTTATTGGCTCCATCTTTCTTACTTAAAGACTGA